The DNA segment ATACCCAGGAGTTAAAGCAGGCCCTTGAGTTACGACAGTTACAAATTGCCAGTGCATGGTTCAGTTCATTCCTCACCACTCGTCCTTACAAGGAGACAGAGGAAGCTTTCATTAAACATCGCGATTTTCTACATGAAATGGGCGCAAAAGTTATTGTTGTATCTGAACAGGGCCACAGCATCCAAAAAGAAGATGTTCCCTTATTTGAAGATAAGCCTCATTTCAATGAACAGGAATGGGAACTATTAGCAGAAGGATTGAACACTCTAGGCGAGCTTGCCCGCGAAAAAGGGATGGATATTGTCTTTCATCATCATATGGGTACAGGCGTGCAGACAATAGAGGAAATTGATAAGCTGATGAATATCACCGATGAGGACAAGGTATCGCTTCTTTTTGACACCGGACACCTTTATTTATCTGGTGAAGATCCTCTGGATGTATTAAAGTCGCATTCTTACAGGATCAAACACGTCCATTTAAAGGATGTGAGAGATGATGTAGCGGCCGAGGTCCATCAGAATAAAACAGCCTTTCTAGACGGTGTAAGGGAAGGGATGTTCACGGTTCCGGGAAATGGAGATATAGACTTTGGACCGATATTCGAAACGTTAGCCCAGATGGATTATAAGGGATGGATGCTTGTTGAGGCTGAACAGGATCCGGCAATAGCTAATCCGCTGGAGTACGCTGTGATTGCTCGGAATCACATCAGAGAAAAAGCGAAGATTTAGTGTTAATATTATTAAAACTTAACCAGATCCTTAAATATTATTTATTGGGAAAGCTTCTCTTGAAGGGCTTCTTTTCATCTGAAGGAGATTCTTAGATTTCTAAAATTATCTAAGAATTGTTAACTAAACCTTTGTCCTTATCAAAAAGATTTTTTGCTTTTTTGCTGCAACTGTTTGTGTACGAGGAATAACTCTCGAATCATAAAAAAAACCCAATCTTGACCATCATTTCTACACTCCAAAACTCTAAGTTATATAAAAATGATTATCCGTTATTATCAGGGAATTTGAAACCGTTGTCATTAGGGGTTTTAGCATCGTTGATTACAAAACGGTATTTTAGAAAAGGAGGAGATAACAGATCACATCAAGTACACTTATTTTAGGTGGATAACAAGGAGGATATTAATCGCCATTTAGCTGTAAGAGACTATCTTCAAACATATCCCGAAGACGCTTAGCGGTATGGAGGCCTAAAAGAGAGCCTTGCTGAACAATATCTTACAGATATTGAAGCTTATGTGGACGGCAAGGATTAATTCGTTAAAGAATTAGAAAATAAGGCACTTCGTAGGTATAAAGATCGATAAAATTACAGTTCCTTTTTTAGCGTTAAGTTTTTTCTATAAAAGGAGCGCAATTGGATTGCTTACTTTTTTCTCGAGAAACCCTATGTTGAACGTCTAATTGATAAAAAATCTTTTAAAACCATACGAAAAAATTCGTGTGGTTTTTATATAGCAATTTCACCTAGGGTTCAGCTCCTTACGACAAATAGCTCTCAAATTAATGCGCCATTTATCACTGAAATTCACAGATAAATTCCTTAATCCATTATTTATCTTGTTCAACTAAATTGCTTCATAGGGGGATTATATTGTTATATGGTATAGACAACTATATGTATAATTGATAGACTTACTTTGCACAATAATTTTTGAAAATTCTGTTTAAGGAGTGGTCATTTGAAGAAGTTAGTCACAAAGGTATGTTGTTTTATGGTTTTCTTGCTAGCAGTATCTTCACCAAATTTGGTGCTTGCTAAATCACAATCATCAGAGGAACATTTTAAATATCCAAATCCCCCATCGGACAAGGCAAACAAGGGAATGGCCAGAAGAATCATTGCCCATATGACCGTGAAAGAAAAAATCGGCCAGCTGGTTATGCCCGTTACACACCCTCAACACGCTATTGATGAAATGCCAGATGATGAAACACGTGAGATCATTCAGGATTATTATGCGGGCTCTGTTATTATTGCGAACAAAAAAGACCCTGAATTTATGTCCAAATACAACAATCAATTGCAAGAATGGGCAAGCAAAACACGTCTTGGAATTCCACTTATTATCTCTGCTGACCTAGAATATGGCACGACACATAATGTGGTTCAAGGGACGACGACATTTCCCCATCAAATGGGGATTGGGGCAACGCGTAGCACAAAGGTCGCAGAAACTGTAGCGAGGATTACTGCTAAAGAAGCCAGAGCCATGGGCTTTAGTTGGAACTTTTCCCCTCTGGCGGATGTCAATACGAATCCCAATAATCCCGTTATAGGTGTGCGTTCCTTCGGCGAAAAAAGCGACCTCGTTTCTAGTATGACAAGTGCGATGATCAAAGGGTATCAATCAGAAGATGTTATTACTTCTGCTAAACATTTCCCGGGCCACGGTAATACGGAGGTCGATTCACATTTCGGCTTGCCAACAGTTACATACGACCGTGAAACCCTTAAAGAAGTTCACCTTGCACCATTTAAAGCAGCAATAGGTGCAGGGGTTGACTCCATTATGACCGCCCATGTGATTATTGAAGCCATCGATCCAAAATTGCCGGCAACATTGTCTGAAAAGGTGTTAACCGGATTACTTCGGGAAGAGATGAATTTTGCAGGGATCATTATTACA comes from the Halobacillus shinanisalinarum genome and includes:
- the iolE gene encoding myo-inosose-2 dehydratase, with protein sequence MFKENAVKLGICPIGWTNDDMPELGSGNTFEQCVSEMALAGFQGTEVGNKYPKDTQELKQALELRQLQIASAWFSSFLTTRPYKETEEAFIKHRDFLHEMGAKVIVVSEQGHSIQKEDVPLFEDKPHFNEQEWELLAEGLNTLGELAREKGMDIVFHHHMGTGVQTIEEIDKLMNITDEDKVSLLFDTGHLYLSGEDPLDVLKSHSYRIKHVHLKDVRDDVAAEVHQNKTAFLDGVREGMFTVPGNGDIDFGPIFETLAQMDYKGWMLVEAEQDPAIANPLEYAVIARNHIREKAKI
- a CDS encoding glycoside hydrolase family 3 protein, translating into MKKLVTKVCCFMVFLLAVSSPNLVLAKSQSSEEHFKYPNPPSDKANKGMARRIIAHMTVKEKIGQLVMPVTHPQHAIDEMPDDETREIIQDYYAGSVIIANKKDPEFMSKYNNQLQEWASKTRLGIPLIISADLEYGTTHNVVQGTTTFPHQMGIGATRSTKVAETVARITAKEARAMGFSWNFSPLADVNTNPNNPVIGVRSFGEKSDLVSSMTSAMIKGYQSEDVITSAKHFPGHGNTEVDSHFGLPTVTYDRETLKEVHLAPFKAAIGAGVDSIMTAHVIIEAIDPKLPATLSEKVLTGLLREEMNFAGIIITDAMSMDAIDERWGSGHAAVMALKAGADIIMATGSHEEQVETFESLYQAVESGELSKKRINESVERVLMQKLKHDLFENRFVDPEKAKEIAAQPDFQEKAAEVARQSITLVKNDNVLPFDKHTEQNIFVAGVTEVDFVASAVQNISEANVTSWQASSHTPKEEEVQEAAALAENADKIIVATYSKSGLPDEQAQLVKELQDTGKPVVAVSLGLPYDVAEYPKVDGYLASYAIDKWGSDNPTVLPALKASVDVIFGAQSGGKLPVTIEDMYPYGHGLSYNK